Proteins encoded in a region of the Triticum dicoccoides isolate Atlit2015 ecotype Zavitan chromosome 3A, WEW_v2.0, whole genome shotgun sequence genome:
- the LOC119266895 gene encoding receptor kinase-like protein Xa21 — translation MKVTTLGQLLLLILVTFSAQYVVVIGSSSSVHGNETDRLSLLGFKDAISLDPQQALMSWNDSTHFCDWEGVVCRVKAPPRVTSLNLTGRGLVGHISPSLGNLTFLQSLALTENTLAGEIPSSLGHMHRLETLHLNRNTLQGRIPSFANCSKLKELDVSVNNLVGQFPGDLPPRLHMLQVSFNNLTGIIPASLGNITTLVFISCAHNRIKGNIPSEFAGLSGLQYLYAGANQLTGRFPQAILNVSTLIGLGLTLNGLSGELPPNLCTSLANLRILTLGGNLFLGHIPSSFTNASNLSVIDLSTNNFTGLVPTTMSKLTKLSMLNLENNQLQAHSREDWEFLDSLGNCTELQILSMSVNFLSGHVPSSLANLSNKLQTLYLGENQLSGNFPSGIANLHNLVAVSVGGNHFTGIVPEWIGTLKNLQQVDLAANFFTGVIPSSLSNLSQLGQLYVASNQFIGHIPKSFGNFPRLQYLNTASNNLHGRVPKEIFRIPSIIAIDLSFNNLDGQLPTDIGNAKQLVHLVLSSNKLSGDIPNTLGDCGSLEYIELDSNIFNGSIPTSLGSIRGLKVLNISANNLTGSIPTSLGNLQVLEKLDLSFNHLNGEVPTKGIFKNATAVQIDGNQGLCGGVPELHILACFVMPPNSIRNKKSLVLKVVIPIASMVSIVIVIFCFFLWGGKHKRKSKSLPSFSTKFPMVSFNDLARATQGFSVSNLIGRGRYSSVYQGKLVEDENEVAVKVFNLETRGAQKSFISECNALRNVRHRNLVPIVTVCSSIDSSGNDFKALVYELMPRGDLHKLLYSTPDYEGSSDLNLITIGQRISIVVDVADALEYLHHNNQEALVHCDLKPSNILLNDNMTAHVGDFGLARFKVGSTTSSHGNSSSIAVMGTIGYTAPEYAEGGQVSTAADVYSFGVVLLEIFIRRRPTGDMFKDGLSIVKLTEASFPDRVFEIVDPQLLKELDETPIAFKEKHSHCLLSVLNVGLCCTKTSPGERINMQEVAAKLHGIKDAYLRSSAVVSVVLAT, via the exons ATGAAAGTTACCACACTCGGACAGTTACTTCTCTTGATACTGGTGACTTTCAGTGCACAATATGTGGTCGTCATCGGCAGCTCATCCTCCGTACATGGTAACGAGACAGATCGGTTATCACTGCTTGGATTCAAGGACGCAATCAGCCTCGACCCGCAGCAAGCCTTGATGTCCTGGAATGATAGCACCCACTTTTGCGATTGGGAAGGTGTCGTGTGCAGGGTGAAGGCTCCACCCCGTGTCACTTCCCTAAACCTTACAGGTCGAGGGTTGGTAGGACATATCTCTCCTTCACTTGGGAACCTAACCTTCTTGCAATCTCTGGCCTTGACAGAGAACACACTCGCCGGAGAGATCCCATCATCCCTTGGTCACATGCATCGCCTCGAAACCTTGCACTTGAACAGAAACACGCTGCAaggaaggataccgagttttgcaaACTGCTCAAAGCTCAAGGAGTTGGATGTTTCGGttaacaatctagttggccaatttCCCGGTGATTTGCCTCCTCGTCTTCACATGCTGCAAGTTTCCTTTAATAACCTCACTGGCatcatcccagcttctctgggtaaTATCACAACACTAGTCTTTATTAGTTGCGCGCATAATCGAATCAAGGGAAATATCCCAAGTGAGTTTGCAGGTTTGTCAGGCTTGCAATACCTGTATGCGGGTGCAAATCAGCTAACAGGTAGGTTTCCACAAGCCATCTTGAATGTTTCTACTCTCATCGGCCTTGGCTTAACTCTCAATGGTCTAAGTGGGGAGCTGCCACCAAATCTTTGTACCTCTCTCGCCAATCTCCGTATACTTACATTAGGTGGCAACTTATTTCTAGGACACATTCCTAGTTCATTCACTAATGCTTCCAATCTAAGTGTCATTGATTTATCAACGAACAACTTCACCGGATTGGTGCCCACCACGATGAGCAAACTTACCAAACTCTCAATGTTGAATCTTGAAAATAATCAGCTCCAAGCACATAGTCGAGAAGACTGGGAGTTTTTGGACAGCTTAGGCAACTGCACAGAGCTACAAATATTGTCCATGAGTGTCAATTTTCTATCAGGGCATGTACCAAGTTCATTAGCTAACCTTTCCAATAAACTCCAGACTCTGTACTTGGGAGAAAATCAACTATCGGGAAATTTCCCTTCCGGCATAGCCAACCTTCACAATCTAGTTGCTGTGTCAGTGGGGGGGAATCACTTCACAGGTATCGTTCCAGAGTGGATTGGGACTCTCAAAAATTTGCAACAAGTAGATTTAGCAGCAAACTTCTTTACGGGGGTCATTCCATCATCCTTGTCAAACTTGTCTCAACTGGGACAGCTCTATGTAGCCTCAAACCAATTCATTGGCCACATACCGAAAAGCTTTGGTAACTTTCCAAGGCTTCAATATTTGAACACTGCTAGCAACAACCTTCATGGTAGGGTTCCAAAGGAGATATTCAGAATCCCGTCAATAATTGCAATTGATTTATCTTTCAACAACCTGGATGGACAACTTCCTACCGACATTGGCAATGCTAAACAACTCGTACATTTGGTACTTTCATCCAATAAGCTATCTGGAGATATTCCAAACACTCTGGGTGACTGTGGAAGTTTAGAATACATTGAGTTAGACTCGAATATTTTCAACGGAAGCATTCCCACTTCATTAGGCAGCATAAGAGGCCTCAAAGTTTTGAATATTTCTGCCAATAACTTAACTGGTTCAATACCAACATCTCTTGGCAACCTACAAGTTCTTGAGAAACTAGATTTGTCATTCAACCACCTCAATGGTGAGGTTCCAACAAAAGGGATATTCAAGAATGCAACTGCCGTGCAAATTGATGGAAATCAGGGGCTTTGTGGTGGGGTACCGGAGTTACACATACTAGCATGTTTTGTTATGCCTCCAAATTCAATTAGGAACAAGAAATCTTTGGTGCTAAAAGTGGTTATCCCAATAGCGAGTATGGTGTCAATTGTTATTGTCATATTTTGCTTCTTTCTCTGGGGAGGAAAACACAAGAGAAAATCTAAATCTCTGCCATCATTTTCTACAAAATTTCCCATGGTTTCTTTCAATGATCTAGCCAGAGCAACACAGGGATTCTCAGTATCCAACTTAATAGGCAGAGGGAGATATAGTTCTGTTTACCAAGGAAAACTAGTTGAAGATGAAAATGAGGTTGCCGTGAAAGTCTTCAACCTAGAGACAAGAGGAGCACAAAAGAGCTTCATCTCAGAATGTAACGCGTTGAGAAATGTGCGGCACCGTAATTTGGTCCCTATAGTAACTGTGTGCTCAAGCATCGATTCTAGTGGTAATGATTTCAAGGCCCTAGTGTATGAGCTCATGCCGCGAGGGGATTTGCATAAACTACTATACTCAACTCCAGACTATGAAGGCTCTTCGGATTTGAACCTTATTACGATTGGTCAAAGGATAAGCATTGTGGTGGATGTAGCGGATGCACTGGAGTACCTACACCATAACAACCAAGAAGCACTGGTTCACTGTGATCTGAAGCCTAGCAACATTCTTTTGAATGACAATATGACAGCTCATGTTGGAGACTTTGGCTTGGCAAGATTCAAAGTTGGTTCCACAACGTCATCTCACGGTAACTCTTCTTCAATTGCAGTGATGGGAACAATTGGATACACTGCTCCGG AATACGCAGAGGGTGGCCAAGTTTCAACTGCCGCAGATGTTTACAGCTTCGGTGTCGTTCTCCTCGAGATATTCATTCGAAGAAGGCCGACTGGCGACATGTTTAAGGATGGACTCAGCATTGTGAAGCTTACGGAGGCCAGCTTCCCTGACAGGGTATTTGAGATTGTCGACCCCCAGCTGCTAAAAGAGTTGGATGAAACTCCAATAGCCTTCAAGGAAAAACACTCACATTGTCTGTTATCTGTGCTAAATGTTGGCCTTTGCTGCACTAAGACATCCCCGGGCGAACGCATCAACATGCAGGAGGTGGCTGCTAAGCTACATGGAATCAAGGATGCATATCTCAGAAGCAGTGCCGTTGTTTCGGTAGTATTAGCTACCTGA
- the LOC119266896 gene encoding thylakoid lumenal 15 kDa protein 1, chloroplastic-like translates to MAMSILGALKLAPSQPATTAQPTPGRAPSSLHFHLANAGAAALVAASLLLADPALAFRGGGPYGQQVTRGQDLTGKDFSGQTLIKQDFKTSILRQTNFKGANLLGASFFDADLTGADLSDADLRNADFSLANVTKVNLTNANLEGALVTGNTSFKGSNIYGADFTDVPLRDDQRDYLCKIADGVNTTTGNATKETLFCK, encoded by the exons ATGGCCATGTCCATCCTCGGCGCTCTGAAGCTCGCCCCTTCCCAGCCGGCGACGACGGCGCAGCCGACaccggggcgcgccccctcctcgcTGCACTTCCACCTCGCcaacgccggcgccgccgcgctGGTCGCCGCCTCGCTGCTCCTCGCCGACCCGGCCCTCGCTTTCAGG GGAGGCGGGCCATACGGGCAGCAGGTGACGCGGGGGCAGGACCTCACCGGCAAGGACTTCAGCGGCCAGACGCTCATCAAGCAGGACTTCAAGACC TCCATTCTGCGGCAGACCAACTTCAAAGGCGCAAACCTGCTCGGCGCCAGCTTCTTCGATGCAGACCTCACAG GTGCTGATCTCTCTGACGCCGATCTTAGAAACGCCGACTTCTCGCTCGCAAATGTTACAAAG GTAAATTTGACAAATGCCAACTTGGAAGGGGCACTTGTGACAGGGAACACCTCTTTCAAAGGTTCCAACATATACGGAGCAG ATTTTACGGATGTTCCACTACGAGACGATCAAAGGGACTACCTTTGCAAAATTGCTGACGG GGTAAACACGACTACCGGAAATGCCACAAAGGAGACTCTTTTCTGCAAATAA